The stretch of DNA GGTAATATTTTCGCGGCTTCGGCCCGTCTGTCTGCCAGGAGCTCACGAGAAGCTCCTGGCTTTCGAGGCGTCTGAGCAGGGGATAAAGGGTATTGGCTTCCGCCACGATTCCCTTTTCGTTGAGCGTGTTTACGAGACTGTAACCGTACATCGGGGCTTTTAGCTGGCTCAGCACGCAGAGCACCAGCGTTCCGCGGCGCAGCTCTGAAACCATGCTTGATAAAACACTGTCCTTATCCAATGGTGTTCCTCCTCAATTTGCTGTTAATCACATTATAGTGTGTTATACACAGTATGTCAATAGTACACAGTATTTTATTTGAAAGCGTCTGAAAGAAAATACTGGACTTCGCAAGGGAAATGTTTTATAATAAGGGTAACTTTCTTTCAGCTTATCTGAAAGAAGTAAACAAATAAATAACCGCATTCGAGTCCGAAGGCCTAAAGGAAGTGAAGCCCCCATGGCCGGGGACCGATGAGTATATCTGGAAACGGATATGCTTTCCGTGTTTGAGAAGAGTGCAGATGATTCCTGAAAATTTTTAGGGGCATACTTCGACACGGGTGAAGTATGCCCTTTTTTAGTGGGTTTTTAGAAAACGGTTATTTCCGATGAGCTCCTGCTGCTTTTTGTCGTTTAGACAGAGAGCGCTAAGCTATATAATCTACCAAGTCAAACGGCCGTCGCATCCTCGGCGGCCCTTTGAACCTTTTGCTGAATGGGCAGGACCATGCGGTTCTGCTTTTTGTGTTTTAAAATATAAGTTTGTTTGATAATTAACTTACGAAAAGTTCTCGAAAAGTAACAATAGAGTAATTTATTGCTGATTTTTAACGCATAAAATATAAAAAATAGGTTAAAAAGAGTAAAAATTTACATTTTAATAAAACTTAAAGTTATGATATAATTTTAAAATAAAATATTCAGGAGGTGTGTGAAATGAATGGTTTTCTTTCTCCGGCGGAGATTGGAGAAGTATGGGTTGGGAATAGTGTAAAAAAAGCGTCCCTATCCATCGGTAAAATGCTGGTTCTCGGCATTTTTGCAGGTATTTTTATCGGCTTTGGCGCCCACGGCTTTTTACTGGCGACAGGAATAGGCAAAGGTGCTTTAGGTGAGGCCATGATCGCTAAGCTGGTGGGGGCTTCGGTTTTCCCGGCAGGTTTGATGATGGTTATTCTATGCGGGGCAGAGCTGTTTACAGGCAACAATTTAATGACGCTGGCCCTGATGGATAAAAAAATCACCGTCAAGGGACTTCTGACAAACTGGGTGGTTGTCTATATCGGCAACTTAATCGGTTCGATCCTGCTGGCCTTTGTGCTGGCCAAAAGCGGCCTTTATGCTGACGCTGTTCTGGACAAGGCGCTGGCTGTTGCGCAGGCAAAGGTCGGGATGTCTTTTTCGGCAGCGCTCATCCGTGGGATTCTATGTAATATTTTAGTTGTTTTAGCGTGCTGGATGCAGGCAGGATCAAAGGACATGATCGGTAAAATCTTTGCGATCTGGTTCCCCATTATGCTTTTCGTCTTTTCGGGCTTTGAGCATAGTGTGGCCAATATGACCTATATTCCGCTTGGTATTTTCTTAGGCGCGGACGTCAGCTGGGGACAGATGTTTTTGAATAATCTGCTGCCGGTTACGCTCGGCAACATTATCGGCGGCGCCATCATTGTACCCTGTGTCTACTATTATGCGTATCTCCGCAAAAAATCGTGAAACTAAAGATGGAATGAGAATTATAGCAGAGCACCCTTTCGGTTATGAGGGTGCTTTTTTATGTAAGCCTGCGGGTGTATTATACCTTTTGAACCGCTTATGCTATAATAAATAATAAAATTCAGATGCTTACAGGAGAAATGAAAATGTTAAATGGAAGAAACATAACCATTGGGATTACGGCCTGTACTCCGGTTGACCAGATTCCCGGGCTGATCCGTATGCTGCGGGATGAAAAAGCAGAGGTAAAGGTCATGCTGACCCCGAATGCCCTTCACTTTATTACCCCGCTTCCACTGCGGCGTGCATCAGGAAATCCGGTTGAAATCGACCAGTTTGAAGAGCCAAAGGTATGGGACCCTGGCCACAGAACCTCCGATCAGTCCGATTTGCTGCTGATCGCTCCAGCCTCTGC from Eubacterium sp. 1001713B170207_170306_E7 encodes:
- a CDS encoding PadR family transcriptional regulator, with the translated sequence MDKDSVLSSMVSELRRGTLVLCVLSQLKAPMYGYSLVNTLNEKGIVAEANTLYPLLRRLESQELLVSSWQTDGPKPRKYYQTTEFGNEICQQLKRHWDKTVNSINQIFEEDAK
- a CDS encoding formate/nitrite transporter family protein; the protein is MNGFLSPAEIGEVWVGNSVKKASLSIGKMLVLGIFAGIFIGFGAHGFLLATGIGKGALGEAMIAKLVGASVFPAGLMMVILCGAELFTGNNLMTLALMDKKITVKGLLTNWVVVYIGNLIGSILLAFVLAKSGLYADAVLDKALAVAQAKVGMSFSAALIRGILCNILVVLACWMQAGSKDMIGKIFAIWFPIMLFVFSGFEHSVANMTYIPLGIFLGADVSWGQMFLNNLLPVTLGNIIGGAIIVPCVYYYAYLRKKS
- a CDS encoding flavoprotein codes for the protein MLNGRNITIGITACTPVDQIPGLIRMLRDEKAEVKVMLTPNALHFITPLPLRRASGNPVEIDQFEEPKVWDPGHRTSDQSDLLLIAPASANTIGKAANGIADNLLTTTILSTTGPIVFANNINPMMYGKPSVQRNIQTLKDDGCIFVENEAGKAPNRMPSNERIFQTVAKALERMTEV